From the Actinomycetota bacterium genome, one window contains:
- a CDS encoding NAD(P) transhydrogenase subunit alpha has product MKVFVPAETLTGEKRVALVPEAVAKLIKLGLEVSIETNAGHWAEADDYQYSNVGAKVIPTSAAAGELASADVVATVRPLDPARVGTLKADAITVSFLSPTNDLETIKALSAAKATSLSFELVPRISRAQSMDALTSQALCAGYRCVLIAAEKSSRFFPMLMTAAGTVQPTKVLVLGAGVAGLQAMATARRLGAVVSAYDVRSSSADEVKSMGATFIDLGLDALEGSGGYAREMAQDRAVAQQEALKPHVAAADVVITTAAVPGRRAPLLLTSEMVSGMKAGSIIVDLAAETGGNVEGSVAGEEVLIAAVGGHVKLIGGKDVPSQLAVHSSKLYAQNIVSLLSLITKDGEVVPDLSDEVIAGSALVYAGEVRNPVAREQLGLPALAETLEGN; this is encoded by the coding sequence ATGAAGGTTTTTGTTCCCGCCGAAACACTAACCGGCGAAAAGCGAGTCGCCCTCGTGCCAGAGGCTGTTGCAAAATTAATCAAATTGGGACTTGAGGTCAGCATTGAAACGAATGCGGGACACTGGGCCGAAGCCGACGATTATCAGTATTCAAATGTTGGTGCAAAAGTAATTCCAACTTCTGCTGCGGCCGGCGAATTAGCCTCAGCCGATGTTGTGGCAACTGTTCGTCCCTTGGATCCTGCCCGAGTAGGCACACTTAAAGCAGATGCAATTACAGTTTCATTTCTGTCGCCAACAAACGATTTGGAGACAATCAAGGCTCTGAGTGCAGCGAAGGCCACAAGCCTGTCATTTGAACTTGTTCCGCGAATTTCACGAGCCCAGTCAATGGACGCCCTAACTTCACAAGCACTCTGCGCTGGTTATCGGTGCGTACTAATCGCGGCTGAAAAGTCATCTCGGTTTTTTCCAATGCTAATGACTGCTGCTGGTACCGTGCAGCCAACAAAAGTTCTTGTTCTCGGAGCAGGCGTCGCTGGACTTCAGGCAATGGCGACCGCTCGACGTCTGGGTGCAGTAGTGAGCGCTTACGATGTGCGAAGCTCAAGTGCCGATGAAGTTAAATCCATGGGTGCCACTTTCATTGATCTTGGACTCGATGCACTTGAAGGTTCGGGTGGTTATGCCCGTGAAATGGCGCAAGATCGAGCAGTAGCACAGCAAGAAGCCCTAAAGCCCCACGTTGCAGCAGCAGATGTGGTTATCACAACGGCTGCAGTGCCGGGTCGTCGCGCACCATTGCTCTTGACCAGTGAGATGGTTTCGGGCATGAAAGCGGGCTCCATAATTGTGGACTTAGCGGCTGAAACTGGTGGAAATGTCGAAGGCTCTGTTGCTGGTGAAGAGGTGCTGATTGCCGCAGTGGGCGGTCACGTAAAACTTATTGGTGGCAAAGATGTGCCGAGCCAACTAGCAGTGCATAGTAGCAAGTTGTACGCGCAGAACATAGTTTCACTACTTTCACTCATTACAAAAGATGGAGAGGTAGTGCCTGATTTATCTGACGAGGTCATCGCAGGCAGTGCATTGGTCTATGCAGGTGAAGTTCGAAACCCTGTTGCGCGTGAGCAATTAGGTTTACCAGCCTTAGCTGAAACTTTGGAAGGAAACTAA
- a CDS encoding sulfite exporter TauE/SafE family protein, with protein sequence MSKSLSSDLPKSLAVGSMAGLLAGLFGIGGGFIMSPLFVLWLKLNQKKANASSLLAVVFISAAALAGYISADQVSWPAALLVTTGAVLGMFFGVRIFQRVSAQALTYLFACLLILVAARLLWSTTPHQLFTGVSGQVVLVVIGILSGALAGLLGIGGGIVIVPALIICSGVLPEVARGSSLVAICVSALIGTFLHNRNNQVDWQIAIPAGISGIPSGLLGVYLSLNISEQILIPMFCLLLTALSMQLFFTNRVR encoded by the coding sequence ATGTCTAAATCATTGAGTTCCGATTTACCCAAGTCTTTAGCGGTCGGGAGCATGGCAGGCTTGCTTGCTGGGCTATTCGGAATTGGCGGCGGCTTCATCATGTCTCCACTGTTTGTACTTTGGCTAAAACTGAATCAGAAGAAGGCAAACGCGTCATCATTGCTGGCAGTAGTGTTCATTAGCGCAGCCGCTCTTGCTGGATACATAAGCGCTGACCAGGTTTCGTGGCCTGCAGCCTTGCTAGTAACGACAGGCGCAGTGTTGGGCATGTTTTTCGGTGTTCGCATTTTCCAGCGCGTTTCAGCACAGGCCCTCACCTACCTTTTCGCTTGCCTACTGATTTTGGTCGCCGCCAGATTGTTGTGGTCTACTACACCGCACCAACTTTTCACTGGGGTAAGCGGACAGGTTGTCCTGGTTGTCATCGGAATATTGTCTGGCGCTCTAGCTGGGCTATTGGGCATCGGCGGTGGGATAGTGATAGTGCCCGCATTGATTATTTGCTCTGGAGTCTTGCCCGAGGTTGCACGAGGCTCGAGTTTGGTAGCAATCTGTGTTTCTGCGCTGATTGGCACATTTCTACACAACCGAAATAATCAAGTTGATTGGCAAATTGCAATTCCAGCAGGGATTTCAGGAATTCCCTCTGGGCTCCTTGGGGTCTATTTGAGCTTGAATATCTCTGAGCAGATTCTGATCCCGATGTTTTGCTTACTTTTAACTGCATTATCAATGCAACTCTTCTTCACTAATCGGGTCCGGTAG
- a CDS encoding DEAD/DEAH box helicase, whose translation MTDEELATSTSRPKKSETKSRATAKSKGSKFDSRSAKSEPRADRTKTKFEDKPRSKRADFDGERKPRAKKSAAPRPRIEKLKSDRRVPNNTKQPTKLVAKRVLPTTQENETFESVGVHPALVKLLARDGITEPFAIQRATLPDAISGIDVLGRAQTGSGKTLAFGLAMLTKLAGRKGKPNQPLGLVLVPTRELAMQVTDALTPLAHTVDLDVRLIAGGMPYAKQIDALRRGVQILVSTPGRLSDLVDQGHADLSNIQIVVLDEADQMCDMGFMPQMVEILDLVPTKGQRLLFSATLDGDVDRLVSAYLKNPVLHETSAVGASVTTMEHHILVVDRSEKDEVLTRIAARNGKTILFVRTQAAADRVAGELANAGIPVGALHGGKSQNLRTRTINEFRDGVTDVLVATDVAARGIHVDGISLVVHVDPPGDPKDYLHRSGRTARAGDEGKVVTLIGPRQQRTVLGMMSRIGVTPEVQRVSANSRELVAITGAQAPSGKPWKLPKSAPSGGGRRQGGGQNRRKSSASGPSRRPRNG comes from the coding sequence ATGACAGATGAGGAATTGGCAACAAGCACTTCGCGACCCAAGAAATCAGAGACGAAAAGCAGAGCCACTGCAAAATCTAAAGGCTCAAAATTCGATTCCCGAAGTGCAAAGTCTGAGCCTCGAGCAGATCGCACTAAAACAAAATTTGAAGATAAGCCTAGGTCGAAAAGAGCCGATTTTGATGGTGAACGAAAACCTAGAGCGAAGAAGTCAGCTGCCCCAAGGCCTCGGATAGAGAAACTAAAATCGGACCGTAGAGTGCCGAACAATACCAAGCAACCAACAAAACTGGTGGCAAAACGGGTGCTTCCGACCACGCAGGAAAATGAGACGTTTGAATCTGTTGGGGTACATCCTGCCCTAGTTAAGCTCCTTGCCAGAGACGGCATAACCGAGCCTTTCGCGATCCAACGAGCCACGCTACCCGACGCAATCAGTGGCATTGATGTACTCGGACGGGCTCAAACTGGATCGGGAAAGACTTTGGCTTTTGGTTTGGCGATGCTCACCAAACTCGCTGGTCGTAAGGGAAAGCCAAACCAACCATTGGGATTGGTATTAGTCCCAACTAGAGAACTCGCCATGCAGGTAACCGATGCATTGACACCGCTGGCTCACACAGTTGATTTGGATGTACGCCTCATTGCTGGCGGCATGCCTTATGCAAAACAGATTGATGCACTTCGTCGTGGAGTCCAAATTCTGGTTTCAACCCCAGGACGACTAAGTGATTTAGTTGATCAAGGTCACGCAGACTTATCCAACATTCAAATAGTTGTGCTTGATGAGGCAGATCAAATGTGTGACATGGGCTTTATGCCCCAGATGGTAGAGATTCTAGATCTAGTGCCAACTAAAGGTCAAAGACTCTTGTTCAGCGCAACATTAGATGGCGATGTAGATCGACTTGTTTCTGCATACTTAAAGAACCCTGTCCTGCACGAGACTTCAGCGGTTGGTGCCAGTGTCACTACCATGGAGCACCACATTCTTGTGGTTGACCGCTCTGAAAAGGATGAAGTCCTAACCAGAATCGCTGCGCGCAACGGCAAGACGATTCTGTTTGTCCGAACACAAGCAGCTGCAGACAGAGTTGCAGGTGAGTTAGCAAACGCAGGTATTCCAGTTGGTGCATTGCACGGTGGCAAATCTCAAAATCTGAGAACGCGCACCATCAACGAATTTCGAGATGGCGTAACCGACGTTTTAGTCGCAACCGATGTGGCTGCGCGCGGTATTCATGTTGATGGAATATCGCTTGTGGTTCATGTAGATCCACCCGGCGATCCAAAAGATTACTTGCATCGCTCAGGTCGCACCGCTAGAGCTGGAGATGAAGGGAAGGTCGTTACGCTGATTGGACCTCGTCAACAACGAACAGTATTGGGCATGATGAGTCGCATTGGTGTTACTCCTGAGGTACAACGAGTCTCGGCCAATTCAAGAGAGTTAGTTGCCATTACTGGGGCGCAAGCTCCCTCTGGCAAGCCTTGGAAACTGCCAAAAAGTGCCCCTTCAGGCGGCGGTCGTCGTCAGGGCGGTGGGCAAAATCGGCGGAAATCTTCAGCTAGCGGCCCATCGAGGCGTCCCCGAAACGGTTAA